The following are encoded together in the candidate division KSB1 bacterium genome:
- the cobO gene encoding cob(I)yrinic acid a,c-diamide adenosyltransferase — protein MIEIKKTITVRHGLTLVFTGDGKGKTTAALGTVLRAVGYGLRVFMLQFIKGSWHYGELEGARLLAPYFTIERMGRGFYKIVDDKLPEEVHRQAAEEAAARALEILRRGEYDMVILDEINVAVQTGLLPVERVMEIIAAKPATCHLILTGRGAPPEVIAAADLVTEMREIKHPFQQGKLAQKGVDF, from the coding sequence ATGATCGAAATCAAAAAGACCATCACGGTGCGCCACGGGCTGACGCTGGTTTTCACCGGTGACGGCAAGGGCAAGACCACCGCGGCGCTGGGCACGGTGTTGCGTGCCGTGGGTTATGGTTTGCGGGTGTTCATGCTGCAGTTCATCAAGGGCTCGTGGCATTACGGCGAGCTGGAGGGCGCCCGGCTGCTCGCACCCTACTTCACGATCGAGCGCATGGGCAGGGGCTTCTACAAGATTGTCGATGACAAACTGCCGGAGGAGGTGCATCGCCAGGCGGCGGAAGAGGCGGCGGCACGCGCACTTGAAATTCTCCGCAGGGGCGAGTACGACATGGTCATCCTCGATGAAATCAACGTCGCAGTGCAGACCGGCTTGCTGCCGGTGGAGAGGGTGATGGAGATCATTGCCGCCAAGCCCGCTACCTGCCATCTCATTCTCACCGGCCGCGGTGCCCCGCCGGAGGTGATTGCGGCCGCCGATCTCGTCACCGAGATGCGCGAGATCAAGCATCCCTTCCAGCAGGGCAAGCTGGCGCAAAAGGGGGTGGATTTTTGA